A single window of Nicotiana tomentosiformis chromosome 1, ASM39032v3, whole genome shotgun sequence DNA harbors:
- the LOC104090262 gene encoding thioredoxin-like protein CITRX1, chloroplastic, giving the protein MQSATLSFHPSAPPPQTSACHFSSNQLKYSLFSYTCPTPRRSPLSTQTLSRKSICKTPAVAAGKYVREDYLVKKVSAKDIQELIKGERNVPLIIDFYATWCGPCILMAQELEMLAVEYESNALIVKVDTDDEYEFARDMQVRGLPTLYFISPDPNKDAIRTEGLIPIQMMRDIINNDL; this is encoded by the exons ATGCAATCTGCGACCCTCTCTTTTCACCCTTCGGCTCCGCCACCCCAAACTTCAGCTTGTCACTTCTCCTCTAATCAGCTTAAATATTCACTCTTCTCATACACTTGTCCAACTCCTAGGCGCTCTCCACTGTCTACTCAAACCCTTTCAAGAAAATCCATTTGCAAAACCCCAGCTGTAGCAGCTGGCAAATATGTCAGAGAGGATTATCTTGTg AAGAAGGTGTCTGCAAAAGATATTCAAGAACTGATAAAGGGAGAACGGAATGTGCCACTGATTATTGACTTCTATGCCACATGGTGTGGTCCTTGTATTTTGATGGCTCAAGAACTTGAAATG CTTGCTGTAGAGTATGAAAGCAATGCACTTATTGTGAAAGTGGACACAGATGATGAATACGAATTTGCACGTGATATGCAG GTTCGAGGACTACCAACGTTGTATTTCATAAGTCCCGATCCAAATAAGGATGCTATTAGAACCGAAGGACTCATCCCAATACAAATGATGCGGGACATCATCAATAATGATTTGTGA